Below is a window of Acidobacteriota bacterium DNA.
TTCGCGAGCCGGGTGGAAGCCGTGCGCGTCGACGTCCTCGTCAGGGAGCGGGGGAAGCCAGTCCGTGGCCTTGGCCCGGGCGATTTCGAAGTGTTCGACAACGGCATCCGGCAGGAGGTGGACCTCGTCAGCTTCGAGCAACTGCCGCTCAATGTGGTTCTCACGCTCGACATGAGCGAAAGCGTGATCGGCGAGCGCCTCCAGCACCTTCGGGCCGCCGGCCGGGCGCTCCTGGTCGGGTTGAGGAAGGGCGACCAGGCCGCGCTCGTCGGCTTCGGCCAGTCAGTCACCCTGGGCGCGGACCTGACCACGGACATCGGGCGCGTGCGCGCCGCGCTCGACCACGAGCAGTCGCTCGGCAACACGTCGCTCGTCGACGCGAGCTACGCCGGGATGATGATCGGGGAGTCGGACGTCGGCCGGGCTCTGGTGATCGTGTTCAGCGACGGCCTCGACACTTCCAGCTGGCTCGAGCCCGACGCCGTGCTCGGCATCGCGAAGCGGTGCGACGCGGTCGTCTACGCTGTCTCGGTGGGCCGATCGCAAAGGGCGGGGTTCCTGAGCGAGCTCAGCGAGCAGACGGGCGGACGATTGTTCGAAATCGAATCGACGAAAAACCTGAGTGCGGTTTTTCTCGAAATGCTTGACGAGTTTCGCCAGCGCTACGTGGTGGGCTACTCGCCGGCCGGCGTCCCCATTGACGGGTGGCACAAGCTCACCGTGCGCGTGAAGGGCCGGGATGCCGCGGTGAAGGCGCGGCCGGGGTACCTTGCGGGCAAGTGAGCAGCTTTTCGCGGGATTCCGGTTTGCGCCGGAATGACCACCGTTCGTCATGCCGGCGGAAGCCGGCATCTGGAGTTTCTACATTTGCGTCGGTATGTGATATATAGTGTTGACATACCGACTCTGTTGTGGCATCCTGCGGGTACGATCACCGCAGGAGCTGCCTATGCCCGACGACTCGCTCAAAGACCTGATTCTTGGCACGGTGGA
It encodes the following:
- a CDS encoding VWA domain-containing protein; this encodes MIWRRPLAVVLLVAAMPIVAHAQKPTFASRVEAVRVDVLVRERGKPVRGLGPGDFEVFDNGIRQEVDLVSFEQLPLNVVLTLDMSESVIGERLQHLRAAGRALLVGLRKGDQAALVGFGQSVTLGADLTTDIGRVRAALDHEQSLGNTSLVDASYAGMMIGESDVGRALVIVFSDGLDTSSWLEPDAVLGIAKRCDAVVYAVSVGRSQRAGFLSELSEQTGGRLFEIESTKNLSAVFLEMLDEFRQRYVVGYSPAGVPIDGWHKLTVRVKGRDAAVKARPGYLAGK